In the Dictyostelium discoideum AX4 chromosome 6 chromosome, whole genome shotgun sequence genome, CAAGTTAAATATAACTATATCCCACCTGCCACCTTTAGAACCTTTGCTTTCCCTTATGCCAATGAAATCGCTTCAATGTTTCAATTCTTTTCTGAATTTGGTGCTTTCAATGATTTAGATACAACCTTAGCTTCTTCAATTCATAAATTAACTTCTTTagaagattatttaatttcaactaaatttagatttgaataaaataaaataaaattaaaaaaaaaaaaaaaaaaataataataataattaataattaataattaatatttaataataaataacaataataataataataataataataataaccgaTAAAACGCTATTAATAATCACATCACTATCAGAAcagaaaattaataaataatatttatttatgtatgatataaaatttattttttattttttattttttttatttctaacattactaataaaaaataataatcaatatgtttattatttgtaattggcaaattatattataataattttttttttttttttaattttacaaattagAGTTTACGTGAACAttctctttattattattttctcacttttttttttttttatttttttataaaattaaaaatttaataattaataaaactattgttgtaaaaataaataatggtgAGACTGAATAATAACCAATTCTTTCATTTTCTAAATACTCTTCAATTGTTACATTTAAACCTTGTTTGAATGTATATTGTGGTTTGAAACCTAATTCTCTTTTTGCACGTTCATTACTATAGATACGATCTTCTTCCATTGCTGACAAAGTTGCTGCTTTAAATAGGAAGGGTTTTCTACTACTAAATGAATACATGAGCAATCCCAATACTCTAATGGCCGGGAAACAAATTGATGCGGGTAATTTTAAACGTGGCTTCATTCTAttcaatttttcatttaagaAAATGATCGCTTCTTTATAGGTTAAACCTTTATCTGGTGAAATTATATAGGTATGTGGTAATCCATCAGTATCATCAGTTGCTAATTTCTCTTTATGAATTGATAACATAATTGATTGAATGAAATCATCAATATGTGTATACATGATATTACCATTGGCAAATGATggaatgaaaaataaaataccatATGACACTGATTGTATCAATTCAAATATACTAAATTGATCATCTTTTCCAAAAATTCCAGTTGGTCTTAAAATAATCGTATCCAATCCATACTTTTTCTCGTAACGTCTAACATGATCCTCTGCTAATCTCTTGGTTTCaccataataataacttgGATGTGAATATGGGTCATCTAATTCTGATAATGGTATACCtgtaattggttttttaCCTCCCATAGTTTCAGTTGTTGaacaataaataaaccttctaattaatgatgaattattattattattattattattattattattattattattattattattattattattattattattattattattattattatttatattatttatattatttatattattattatttatattattattattattatttacactaTTCATTTTTGgagatgaatttaaaattgttgatgTACATGAtgcttttaataaattttctgTACCAATTACATTGGTTTTATGaatatttgaataatcaattgaattcCTAGGATAAAAGTCCATCATTGATgctaaatgaattattacctttatttgattatttgtgattattgattttaaaaattcgaTACATTTTGATTGTGAAGTGACTGATGATtgtaaatcaacaaaatcaccaataattaaattaaaatttttatatttttcaattaattctttaataaattcacTATGACTTGATTTTTCTCTAACTAATGCATACacgttattatttttagttgaaTCATCTTCAAGtaaaacttttattaaattacttCCAACATATCCTGTTAATCCagttattaatatattttcattttgaatcatttttttttttttatttaatttatatatataaatttatagttattaatttattaattgaatgttttttttatattattactacaaaaataataaccacTCCCTTTTGatgatataatttttttttttttttaatgaaattaaaaattaaaaatttttattattttttttttatttttttattaatttttttttttttatgaaattatttttatttttattttatttttatttttttattttttattttttttttcacaaatagtaataatgcgAACTAAATTGGggaatcatttgaaattgaggaattaaaaaaaaaaataaataaaaaaatatgattatactataaatgaaaagaaaaaacattttattaccaaataaaaaaactcaaagaggaaatttatttatattttttttttttttataaaaataaatattccttttttttcattttcattttttttttatttttttatttttttatttttttttttaaaaaatttcatacAGATCCtcaaattatattatcattcataaataaacaataacaaataaacaaataaaataaataaataaataaataaattctatTTACTCACATATacataaacaaataatacgTATTTCTTAAAAGATCTATTCACATaaacaaatatattataatataataattaataattatttgaaattgtttttaaattttttattcattgtgggttttgttttttttttttttattataatatgaataatatttttgCATACAAAGAGATTGAATCACCAATTGATGATCAAATTTGTAAAGactataaaacaaaatatgcAAACCCTTCAATACCaattataattgataatggGTCCTATCAATGTAGAGCAGGTTTTGCAAATGATATATCGCCAAAATGTAATAgatcaattataataataataaataaataaagatataatTTATGTTGAAacatttatataaaaaaacataacttattaatttttttttattttctgaaaaacaatagtaatatttAGATCATTAGTTGGTAAAGTTAAAAGTACATCAAGTCCAATTGTTGgtaattcattaaaagaaGGTGATATTTCAAGATTAACAATAAAGAGTCCATTTGACTCAAATTTATTAGTTCACCCACCATCACAAGAGAGTATATTTGATTATATATTCCATAAATTtggtattgaaaatgaaattgaaaatcctGTTTTAATTACTGAACCAACTTCAAATCCAACATTTTGTAGAaaatgtaagtttttttttttttttttttttttttaattaattaattgattgatttattaatttattttttttttttaaaaaaaaaaaaagacatgagtgaattattatttgaatgttataatataaaatcagTTGTTTATGGtattgattcattattttcattttatggACAAAGAGATCAATTTAAAGATGGTGgtaaaaattcattaattattgGATCAAGTTTTAATACAACTCATATATATAATGTTCAAAATTATAATGTTTCTCATCAACAAactaaaagaataaatataGGTGGTGGTGCATCAACTGATTATCTtagaaaattaattcatttaaaatatccTAAACATAAATCTTATTTTACTCAAAATTATACAAATGtaagtttattaatttttattattattattattattattaaaattattaaattatttattttaaaaattagaaaattaaagaagaaCATTGTTATGTTTCACAAGGTCAATAtattgaagaattaaaagaatttgaaaatgatcaaTTAGCAAAAGAGAAATCAGTTATAATTCAATTACCTTATCAAGAGATTGATTTTGAGAAATTAGAAGAGGAAAGACAaagaaaaattcaaaatcgaAAAGATTTAGGTGCGAAATTAAGGGAGTTGGCAGATAAGAAACGTTTAGAAAAGAAAACGGAATTAGAGGATAAATTAGCTTCATTGGAATCAATATTAGCATTAAAGACTACAAATGTTGAAGAGTTTCAACAAACATTGAAATCAAAATCCTATGCAACTGAAAAGGATTTAATTAGGGATATAGatgatttaaaagataaactATTTGGAAAGAAGAAAGAGAGTGAACAAGTTGAAGACACTGAAGAATTCCCATTGTTATTTATTGCAGATTCAGAGTTGAATGctgatcaattaaaagaaaagaaaaaacaaagaCAATTAAAGAGTATGAAAGATGGTAGATTAGCacaaaagagaaaaagagatgaagagaaagagaaagagaaagaaaagGAGGAGGAACGTGATCGTCAAGAGGAAGAATCATTCTTGAAGGATCCTGAACATTATTTAAAGGATCTTCATAGTAGAAAATCGaaaattttggaaaaaagaGAAGCAAGACAAAAGCAAAAACAAAAAGCCAATATAGTTCAAAGAAATTCAAGGCTAAGAACAATTGTAAATCCAACCAATCATGGTAACTATGGTGAAAAGGGTGAAGAGGTCGAAGATCCTGAAGAGGCAGAAGAATCAAGAGAAATGGCAATTCTTGATAAACTATTGAATAAATTCGATCCAACTAGTATTAGTAGTGCCATCGTTAGTCATGATGATCAATTCCCAATAGGTGAATATCATACCGCTGAAGATTTTCAAGTTTCATTGGGCGTTGAAAGAATTAAATGTCCTGAAACTTTATTTCAACCAAAAGCAATCATTGGTGTGGATCAAATGGGTTTGGTTGAGGCTATTATCTCTTCAATTCTCTCCCAATTGCCAGTGGATACACGTAAATTGGTAACAGAGAATATCTTCCTCACTGGTGGTAATGTAAATACTAAACACTTTAAAGATAGAATTCATTatgaaattcaacaaattcgTGAACCATATTCACCTTTAACCAtcttaaaatcaaaagactCTCAATTGGATGCTTGGTTAGGTGCTAGAAAATGGTGTTTAGATAATCAAGATAATTGGTCAAATGTTTCAATCTCTAAACAAGATTATCAAGAAAAAGGTTATGATTATATTAAAAGTCATTTTGCTTCCAatctttctttaaattaataaaaataaaaaaaataaaaaaaaaataaactatatagtattataaaaaatatagtattataaaaaatagttttctattaaaaaaaaaaaaaaaataataataataataataataataaataggaAATTTttggttctttttttttttatttatttatttatttatttatttcattaaatatattatttacattggATCGATccttgtttatttttttctttctttttaatcTTTCATTTCTAATGCAACATATGATGCATTGTTTTGAGCTGTTGAAATTCTACCTgttctaaatcttttatataatataatacaaACAAATACTACACATGCACCGCCTATTACATATACTATAATTGTACTATTGAAAactaaatatatttttttacatatatataatattatatatatatgggAGTGTTAATAAATTAGTTTAATAAACACACATCAAAAAAgacaataaaattttttaaaaaaaaaaaacctactTGAATTATCACTGTATGGATCTTCTTCATCTCCAAGATGAGTAGGTCCCGTTGGATCTGATGTTGTAGGTTTTGTGGATtctgttgttgatgttgttgatgttgttggtattgttgttgttgttgttgttggtattgttgttgttgttgttgttggtattgttgttgttgttgttgttggtattgttgttgttgttgttgttgttgttggtattgttgttgttgttgttgttgttgtggatgTTTCTGCTGGTTCTGTTGCTTGTGATCCTCCTGAcgttgaggttgttgttgttgttgtgggtGTTTCTGCTGGTTCTGTTGCTTGTGATCCTCCTgatgttgaggttgttgttgttgttgtgggtgctgatgttgatgatgttgttgttgtgggtgctgaagatgatgatggtgttgttggtagTGGATGAAAAGTTAAACTATTCGAatcatcactatcatcaCCTAGAGTGGATACTGAATAATGAGATATGAATACCAGAAGCAggcataataaaaaaaataatcgtTTTGACTTCATCCTtaaatttatgaaaaaaaaaaaatatatattggGTTTGAAACTGACActgttcaaaaaaaagaaaaaaaaatagaaaaaaaaaaaaaaagaaaaaaaaaaaaaataaaaaaataaaattaaaaataaaaataaaaataaaaataaaaattaaaaatctacGTTGCGAAAAACAggaatattatatttaatttttttttttttttatttttattttttttaattttaattttattttcattcccAATTTGTTTGATCTGCCTAGATGTAACAAATTCCCCAAAACTACTTTTTaccataaaatttttttcaaaaaaaaaaaaaaaaaaaaaaaaaaaaatatcgatataaaaaaaaaaaaaaattaaaataaaaaataaaaataaaaataaaattaaaaaaataataaatcaacttGTTGTTGCTTTCActgtttattaaatatttaatttcaaattctatATCACCATTTATTGTTTCAAAAAAGTGgtgaaattagaaaaaatacaaacctatattgaaaataataaatataaaatttaatattaaataaatacctGTGTCGGAGAAAATGCTGAGAACAATATACAAAAACataattctaaaattataatattttattatttttatactgtattgattttgaacgagaataataataatcactCTCTTCTTGAGTAATaacaccatcaccaacaacaatcaacaataataattaataaaaatttatattatagtTCACAAAAGTTAAactgtttatttttttgctttttagtttttgtgaTAGATACGGTAACTGATAACCGGTAAGGGGTTTCCGGTGTTTAATGTGTATAGGTAATGGTAACCGGATATAAAAGTGGTAGTTATTCATTGTCACTCTCatcattttcttcttcttgttcttcatcttcttcttctgaTTCACTTTCTCCTTCTGAATCGGTTAGCCCAGTTGTTTCAATTTCTACATCTACACCCCTTGGCACGTCACATAATCTAACTAGCTTACCATTAAGTATTCCCGCTTTCATAGTTTTTAATATACGATCACGGTACTCCGGATCCCTATTCCGCCATTCTAAACAATCGTTGTATGTCTGGCAGCCAATTGACATTATGGTGGGTTTGGGCGACGTTTGAATATTTTACAATCATCATAGTAATCATTAACTGCCTTGAGATATCCTTCGAAAGTTATCCTATAaatttctttcatttttttttacattcttTTGTACAGAGTCTATTTATCTCAGGGAATCTATCCTggtcaaataatttatcatcgTATAAAAAGGGGCCCGATTCTTTAAGGTCTTCTATTGAAAAGCGGTCATGTCCGCATCCACCTACTTTTCTCAACATCATTTTGTTGTGTTTAAATtgagtaaaaataaaaaaaataaaaaataaaaaaataaaaaaataaaaaaataaaaaacaaattaaaaaaataaattaaaaaaaaaaaataataaacacaGAATATAACATTaagaaaatttataataatcaaatgatGTTGTTTTCActgtttattaaatatttaattatttttttatttttttatttttttttttaaacactttttgaaaaattatcagcgaaaatgaaaaatacaCAAGAAATGATTACTAAACAATCTAAAACAAAgacattttcaaataatgaagCATATGGACCATATATAAAAGCAACAGCAGTTGCAGTTGATTGAACAAATTTGAAAACACCAACAGCAGCTTCACCATTTGTTGGATAAAGTACACCAAGTAAAGAATATAATTGAGTATTGAAACCCGCATCTGAAAATCCTAATAATGCACTAccaataaaataacaaaGTATTTTATATTCaccataattattattattattaattgagaaatatattatttttgattgattaactaaaataatcaaaactGTACCAATGATAGAAgaaattgttgaaattaaaattaaaatttttctaccaattttaaatgataatttacctaaaataaaacttgatAATGCAtcaaaaaatccaaaaacaCTCATAACATAACCAACCCATTCAACACCAATTAAAGATGGAAatacaccaaaaaaaaaagtttgacTTATACCACTATAAAGCAATGatggaattaataattgaattggtTTATCTTTAAATAGAATAAttatagatttaaaaatattttttatagataaatcatcatcgtcatgaTTTTCTTGATTTCCTTTTGTTTCTTCATCTTGaatatttattgatttaatagtttttttaattttaggaGTAATTggacattttaaaaataaaaatccgATAATCGGCATTAAAGAAATTCccataaaaatagtaaataaGATGCTATTTGAAAGTCCAgctttattaattaatgttGCTGATCCTATATTTCCAATGATTTGATCTGTTTGAAATAATgcaaaaaactattatttaaataataaattagaatttatatgtaaaaaaaaaaaaaataataaaaatttatatacaaCTTACTAAACCTGTATTAGCGCCAATAGTTTCTTCtgttgaatatttaattattaatgaacCTTGTGCATTCCATAATATTGCACCGCCAAATCCAActaaaattgatgaaatatATAATGATGGTTGAGTAACATAAATATTTGATCCAATATATATAGCATATGATAATGTTCCTataattaatgatattttttCACCAAATTTTGAAACAATAAATGGTgatataaaatttgaaattgataaagatgAATATAATACAGCCAATGTATAATATCCcaaattttgattaattgttgtttgtaaaatcttttttaaaaaaaaaaaataattatataaattagaATATATACACACCTTTactgaaaaaaataaaaataaatatttaatattaaataaataaatacttGTGTCGGAGAAAATGctgaaaataatatacaaAAACATAATcctaaaattataatatttattttattattatttttattctgtattgattttgaatgagaataataatcattctcttcttgatgatgatgatcatTTAGTAATGGAGTTTGTAATAaatcttctttatttttcattttttattttttatttttattttttttattacgaCATCATCAATAAtcttatcttttaaaaaataaaaaaaaaactactttttaccaaaaaatgaagaaaaagaatagaaaaaaaaaaatagaatcataatgattctctttttttttttttttcgtgaTATTTTCACTCCTATTCTCCTGCAATcacttttgaaaaaaaaaaattaaaaaaataaaaaaataaaaaaaaaaaatatcttttttgatttttaaaaatatcttttctgaattatcatttgttttttttttttttttttttttataaaacgataaataatttaaaataaatgaaaaaaaaggtaTAAAGAATATTGGgggaaaaaatattttaattttatttaaattatatctatattattttctttttctatttttttttttttttcaaacagtTAACTCATCAATTGAAActctttttgaaaaattatcagCAAACATGAATAATACACAAGATAAAATTACTAAAGAACCAACGATAATgacattatcaaataatgtaGCATATGGACCATAGACAAAGGCAGCAGCAGTTGCAGTTGACTGAACGAATTTGAAAACACCGGCAGCAGCTTCACCTTTCTTTGGATAGATAACACCGATTAATGCGTATAATTGAGTATTGAAGCCGGCATCTGCCAAACCTAATAAAGCGGCAACTATGAAATAGTATGGTATTCTCTCTGATTGTGTTGAGACTAATCTGTCCAATAGGATACATAAAACAGTACCAGAAATACAAAACACGGTACTAAAGACCACAAGTATCTTTCTACCGAAAATATCAGACAATTTACCCATGATCATACTGCCAGCAGCATCGCAAAAACCAAATACAGCCATCACATAACCAATCCATTCCTTACCAAGTAATTGAGGGAATACACCAAAAAAGAATGACTGACTAATACCACTATAAAGCAATGGTGCTactaataattgaattggtctatctttaaataaaactatagtTGATAATAAACGATCCCTAATTGACATAGTTTGATTCTCTTTCTCCACTATTTGACCTTTATCATTTACTTTAACTGGTTTACCCAATATTGCAAATCCCAATATCGACAATAATGATACacctaaaaatattaaaaataaaacctcATTTTGTAAACCTGCTTTATCAATCAATGCTGCTGTACCTAAATTACcaataatttgattaatttgaaataatgcaaaaaactaataaataaaatctattaataacacttatatttttaattattattattattattattattattatttattctaaaatgaaaaaaaaaaaacatactaAACCAGTATTTGCGCCAATTGTACTCTCTGTTGAACATTGAATTACAAAAGAACCTTGAGCAGTCCATAAAATAGCACCACCAATACCAAGTAAAACTGACGCACCATATAATGTTGGTATTGTAACTTTAATATTTGCTGCGATATATGCTGAATATGTTAATGTACCAACTATTAATGATAATCTTTCtcctaattttaaaattacaaatggTGATATAAAATTTGTTACTGATAAAAATGCATATAATACTGCTAATGAATCTGACCCgagatttttattaattgtagtTTGTAATtcctaaaataataatacatacatatgtatatatatatatacacatATAAACacacaaattattattattaatatgatatgtgtaattttgaaaaagaaactCTTGAAGTTggattataatattataaaaattaaataaatacctGAGTTGGAGAAAAtgctgaaaataaaatacaaaaactTAATCCTAAAactataatattatatttacttCTATTTCTAAATGATGGTTTAGAATATTGATAATCACTATTAAGTAAAGGCTGTACTTCACCTTCACCTCTTCCTTCATTAATTggtttcattttatttttgatttaaattttgtttttttttttttattatttcctattattattgttattatatgctattaaaaaaaaaaaaggtgaaaatgaaaatcaaaaattgaatatataTACAATTTGTTTAATGATCGGGATTTGATAAGTttataaaacaattgaaaaataaaaaaaataaaaaaaataaaaaaataaaaatataaaaaaaataaaaaaaaaaatttcaattgtttgTGTGTGGTATCAAACAATTCAATTTGCCAggaataaaaattaaaaaaattaaaaaaaataaaaaataaaaataaaaaaataaaaaaatttgatcaaatttaaatttatcattgaCGGACCAATTacaaaatctattttttaaaaaaaaaaaagatgtttatgaaaaaaaaaaaaataataaataaataataataattaatcaaaaataaaaaataaaataaaatttaaaaaaaaaaaataaattaaaaaattaaaataaaaagaaaattttaaatgaatagagaaaataaaacatacacagattgttgattttttctatttaatataaaatatttttttttttttttttgtaaaaaaattaaaaaaaaagaaaaaaaaaaaaaaaacagatgTGCAACTTTGACAAcctataaaattttattttcaaggGTACCAccctttaaaaaaattttttttttatttaaatttacaatttgaaatgtttataaaaaaaataaaaaaataaaaaaataaaaaaataaaaataaaattaaaaaaagtcaaaaaaaaaaaagcttttAATTTCTGGTATAAACCAGAAGCAAAAATTTGAgttctctcttttttttaaaaaaattattacaaaaataaaaaaaaaataaaaataatttcatacTCAATATTTTCCCAATACCTCtggcaaaaaaaaattaaaaaaatatctcaCTCTGATGTCAtcctaaattttttttttttattaggtCGCAAGGTcgaaaagtttttaattgaaaaaactgtaaaatataaaaaataaaaaaaaaaataaaaaaaataaaaaataaaaaaaaaataaaaaaattaaaaagtaaaaatttgAGAGAAAGCTGACACAACGAatcacattttttttattcttttcttcAAAACTTTTCAAGGTAAATGTTTATctttgacaaaaaaaaaaaaaataaaaaataaaaaaaaaaaaacctcattaataaaattaaccCCACATTATCACCCCACACAAAGATCTATCTATTTtaacattatttattaattttattttattttattatttttattattttttttttttttaaaaaacaataattagctataataatttatttcatattattttattattttttttttttaaaataaataaatttagttatttaatttattttaaatagttgttttaataaataataataataataataataataatattaataataataataataataataataataataataataataataataataataataataataataataataataataataatttacataCATTCATACACATATagttaattaaattaaataaaagaatcatatatgtaaaataaattttttttacatataaaaaaacaaaacaaaacaaaacaaaaaaaaaaaaaaaaaaaaaccaaatataAAAAGTTATGGtacaaccaacaacaacagcagcagcaacaacaacaacaacagcaacaacagatTACATAGAGAATGATGATTCAATAATTAGCCAATCACAATCATCATTTGTATCATCGGTATCATCGACTCCAACATGGACATTTTCAGTTACTAATCAACAAAAttcaaacaataataataataataatttaagtaataataaaaataataatataccaATAATAGCGTCAACTAGAAAGATAGAAATAGtagataattttgaaaacaaagataaagaaaaagaagacaATCAATacgatgatgataatgacaatgataatgatgacgataataaagaatcaatAGAAATTTCAGAAAAGAATattaaagttgaaaaaatagcattatcaaagaaaattataaatggtTTAAAATATTGTGGTAAAAGAGTAATAAGATTTAAACCATTAACATGggtaaaaatttttattttaatctgTATGATTACTTTAATATGTGTTGTtgtattcaaatttaaacttCAAGATCATTTcaaagaatatttaaaaaacctTCAAGATTACGTCGATAAAGAAAAACATGGTTATCTCATTGGTGGTTTCATATATATGGGTGCTTTTATGtgtttaattatatttttaatacctGTAACCATTCCAACAGTTTTGTAagtttaaattaaaacatacaatataaaaagagagagagagagagagagagagaagatgtaataataataataataataataataataataataataaataatactaattatttatttaatttttaaaatttaaaaagaggTGGAGCAATATTTGGATTTTGGtatacattattatttgtatggACAGCATCAATGGTTGGAGGAtgtatttcatttttaattggtagATTCTTATTAAGAGGAAGTATATCAAGAATGGTAGCAAAGAGTAAAAGGATGACAGCAGTTGATCAAGCGGTTGCACAagaaagttttaaaatagttttattattacgtTTTACACCAATAGTTCC is a window encoding:
- the arpE gene encoding actin related protein 5, translating into MNNIFAYKEIESPIDDQICKDYKTKYANPSIPIIIDNGSYQCRAGFANDISPKLIFRSLVGKVKSTSSPIVGNSLKEGDISRLTIKSPFDSNLLVHPPSQESIFDYIFHKFGIENEIENPVLITEPTSNPTFCRKYMSELLFECYNIKSVVYGIDSLFSFYGQRDQFKDGGKNSLIIGSSFNTTHIYNVQNYNVSHQQTKRINIGGGASTDYLRKLIHLKYPKHKSYFTQNYTNKIKEEHCYVSQGQYIEELKEFENDQLAKEKSVIIQLPYQEIDFEKLEEERQRKIQNRKDLGAKLRELADKKRLEKKTELEDKLASLESILALKTTNVEEFQQTLKSKSYATEKDLIRDIDDLKDKLFGKKKESEQVEDTEEFPLLFIADSELNADQLKEKKKQRQLKSMKDGRLAQKRKRDEEKEKEKEKEEERDRQEEESFLKDPEHYLKDLHSRKSKILEKREARQKQKQKANIVQRNSRLRTIVNPTNHGNYGEKGEEVEDPEEAEESREMAILDKLLNKFDPTSISSAIVSHDDQFPIGEYHTAEDFQVSLGVERIKCPETLFQPKAIIGVDQMGLVEAIISSILSQLPVDTRKLVTENIFLTGGNVNTKHFKDRIHYEIQQIREPYSPLTILKSKDSQLDAWLGARKWCLDNQDNWSNVSISKQDYQEKGYDYIKSHFASNLSLN